The nucleotide window GATCTGTCTAACTTGCCCGATGGTGGCGCGCTGGCAGGCTTGTCGGCAGCAGAAAGCAGCCTGGCAGGTGATCCGTATGCCCATGTGGGCCTTAGCAGTGGTGGGGAAAGCCTTGATAACCTGCTTCCTGATAAGGCGTCTCCGGCTCCGGCAGGGGGCGTAACAGAAAGCGCCAATATTGAAGCTGGGCCCATAAGCACGGTCGCAGACACCGCGCAGGAAATGATAGCTGTTGCGGCACGGCAGGTAGAATCCTTCCCGGGCGGCTAAACGTTTCAAAGGTCACATGTTCTAACGGTTGAACCAGACAATTGAGATACAAAAACTCCCCGCATTGCGGGGAGTTTTTGTATAAATAGAAGACCGTTGACTTGCACTGGGGCATTTTTCAATGCAGCAGCATTCAGTTGCCAAAGAACTTGTTTCTGTTTTTGCAGTCTGTAGCAGAAAGTGCTTACCCGCGTTACTGGGCTTGGTTACAGTCTGCTCCTAGTCCTGCCCCTTGCGAACGGGCAGCTTTTCCACAAGCAAGCCCTTGTCGGTCACATCTACTGGGCGCACAGCCAACAGCCCGGCGTTGGCCTGCAAGGCCGGGGAGGGCAGCGAACTTTCATTTTCCGAATTTGGGCGATTGTTCATGAAGCAGGCCGCATAGTATTCGTTAACGCCCTTGATCTGTTTGACAGGGTGTTGTTGGGGAGTGTTGTGCCCCATACCCGAAACATCCGCAGCCAGCAGCATGTGGGGAAGCGACAGTTGCGCATCAAGAAAATCGCGTTGTTTCTGTGCAACTGCCTGGCGAATTCTGGCGGCACGTTCCAGCTTGAGCGGATTTGGCACCTGCTGGTCAAAACGTTCGGCAGCAGTGCCCGGGCGGCGCGAGTAGGGAAAAACATGCGCATAGCTCAAGGGAAGGCGTTCAATAAGCGCCAGCAGTTCCTGCACGTCATCCTCGGTTTCTCCAGGAAATCCGGCGATAATATCGGCGCCCAAGCCCATAACTGGCCAATGGGCGGCAAGTGACGTTACGGCTTTTTCCAGCATGGCGGCGGTGTAATGCCCACGTCCCATACGTTTAAGTACGCTCTGGCTGCCGTGCTGCAATGAAATATGCAAATGCGGGCAAAGCAGGCTACAGCCACGAATAATGTCCAGCCCGCGCTCATTGAGCTGCCCCGGCTCAAGAGAGCTGATACGAAAGCGTGCCTGACCGGCAAACTCTGGGGCCAGTGCCGCATCAAGCGTGCGCAGCAGATTCCAGAAGTCTCCCATGTGCTCATTGCCGCGACCGTACTGGCCGAGGTTGATGCCGGAAATCATGATCTCAACATGCCCGGCCTCAAGCAGGCGGCGGGCCTCAGCAATGATATCTTCTGCCGGGCGGCTGTGGGGCCGCCCCCGTGTCAGGGGCACGATACAGTAGGTGCACCGATGGGCACAGCCGTCTTGCACTTTGAGTACAGGGCGGGCGCGCTTGAAGGTAGAAATGGCAAATGGCGGGAATGCCTGCTGCTGAGCAGCCGCGCTGGCTTCGGGCGCAACTGTGGAGGTTGATTTTTCAACCTCGGGAAGTTTTTCTTGAGTCTTTTTTACCGCAGTTTTTTCTGCCGACTGTTCCGAGTCTGGCGCCAGGTTGTGCAGCGCAAAAGAAGGGGTAACCCACGGCCCTTGCAGCAGGGTGTCCTTGTGCTCCTGCGCGACCAGCAGGTCAGGAGCCGCCCACGTCGCCCCAGGCCGGGGCTTGTAATCGGCAAACAGGCGTGCCGCGCAGCCCGTAAGAATAAGACGGGCTTTCGGCGCTTCGCGACGCAGACGAAAGACGGCATTGCGGGCGTCTCTTTCACCCTTGGAGGTGATGGCGCAACTGTTGACGCAAATGACATCCGCTTCGGCAGGGCTGGAGCATTCCACACCGCCAAGCTTTTGCCACGCCTCGCGCAAAGATTGAGTTTCGTACTGATTGACCTTGCAGCCGAATGTAACCAAAAGAAATTTCCAGATAGACATGGCGCTGATGTACGCAAAAGCGCTTGCCTTGACAAGCGGGGCGCGAGTAGGTTGCGGATATGACACGCATCGCAAAACAACTCTCTATCTATTTTTTGTGCCTGGGCCTGATGTTGGTTGGCACTTCATATGCGGCAGCCGCTGTTGAAGATTCTGACAGTCCCGGTCTTTTTTCCGCCTCTTCATCTGCGCATAATCCTGCGTCTGAGGCTGCTGTGCCCCGTATCGGCAACAGGGAGCTTTGCGCAAGCGGCCCCGCGCCAAAGATGGAAGAATTTGTTGACGTAAACAGCGATGATATGGACACTCGCGTGGATTTGCAGTGTCTAAAAGCTTCGTATCCGCAAATCACTGGTCTGGTTTCTGATGTGCAAGGCCTGTGGCTTTTGGTGGGCGACAAGGGCCGCGTGTTGTACGCCCGGCACTCTTCCGCAGATGGTGCAGCCAATGGGCAGAATCAGGGTGATGGCTGGGATGTGGACGTTCGCGCCAGCATGGCTGAACCGTATCCCCTAGAACCTGAACGCCCTGACACTCCCTACGGAGTATCGCCGGGCCGGAAGCGCTCGTATGATTTGTTGGCCGCGCTTTATGGCGGCACGCCAGCCCAGGTGAACAAGAAGCTTGTGCCAACACGGCTTGCGGGGCAACCCCTACGGTTATCAGCCGCTGCAGGCATGGCTCTGGCCGGGGCAGACGCGGCATTGGTTGAAGCTGTACGTGAAGATCCCCAGTTGCGGAAATTTCTTAAAATGGACGGCGGTTTCATGTGGCGGCGCATTGCGGGGGAATCCCGCCTGAGTCCGCACGCTTTTGGCATTGCCATAGATTTGAGTTCTCGCATTGCTCCTTACTGGCGCTGGAGCAAGCTGCGCCCGCATCCTCTTCAGTTCAGCTATCCTCCAGCGATTGTCAGCGCTATGGAACAGGCCGGGTTTATCTGGGGCGGCAAGTGGCACGAATACGACATCATGCACTTTGAGTATCGCCCTGAACTTATTTGCAAGGCCCGGGTTATGCGCGACAAGGCTTCTCCTGCGAAGTAGAATCATCGGTGGTATGTCTGGAGGAATGTGCAACATTGCTGCAACAGCCAAAATACAACGATTGCTCCGGATACAGGAATGAACTTGGTATGTACAAAGAATTAAAGATGTTACATGAAAAGCCAGAGCCTTTTTCCCGGTATACAACAAACATCATCTGGACAGATCCACATATAGCAGGTCAGATGCTGCGTAACCATCTGAACGCGGAAACAGATCATGCCTCGCGCCGGGCAGAGACCATTGGTAGTATTGTGGCGTGGATTGACCAAAAAATTGGTCTTGCCGGGAAATGCGTATGTGACCTTGGCTGTGGGCCCGGCCTCTATGCGGCTCAGATGGCAGAACGGCAGGCCCATGTTACGGGAATAGATTTTTCTGCAAATTCGATTGATTATGCACGTAACTATGCTTCTGTGCATGATTTGCCCATCAGATATCTAAATGCAGACTATCTTGTGGACAAAATGCCGGATAAGCAGGACTGCGCCAGCTTGATCTATGGTGATCTCTGCACGCTTTCACTCGAACAGCGCAAGGGACTTTATTGCAGGGTCAGGCGAATGCTCAAACCGGGTGGAATTTTTGTCTTCGATGTTTTTACAACGCAGCAGTTTGCAGCTTTGAAGGAAAGCACCACTTTTGCGCGAAAGCTGATGGACGGGTTTTGGTCAGCCGAGGACTATTTTGGTTTTTGCAACGCCATTCTCTATCCAGAGCAGAAAGTAAGTCTTGACCACTACTTAATAGTGGAGCCGGCCCGGCGTTTTGAGATTTTTAACTGGATGCAATATTTCGATCCAGAGACGATTACTGAAGAAATTTGTGAAGCAGGATTTGAAGTTTTGGATGTTCTTGATGTAGCCACTGGCGAACCGTGGGTAGCATCCCCGCGCGAACTCGCAGTGGTTGCCCGCATGCCCGAGTAGCTTTTACGTAGAAATGTTTGTCATACGGGCAACATGTTGTCATCATGTACCCCGTATACCGCTTGGTGCGCGGCAGTACTTATCCTGTTTGTGGCTGGCATGATTATAAAGGTTAAATATTTTCATTGACAGTTCGTAGCGCGCTGTGTAGCTTCTTAAAAAATTGTAACGGAATAAGGTATTCAAATGAACGCATTCCCCAACACCATTTCTTGCAGCTTTCAGGGCTGGTGGTGGCGCATCCAACTGCGTAGGGGAGACGTGCGGGCTAAATAGTTCCGGTACGTTGGCATAGCTGTATACAGGCGCCGTCTCCCCACAGGAGGCGGCGCTTTTTTGTATGTTCAAAACCCAAAGGATACGGCAGATGAAAGAGAACGGTGACAAGTTGCACTTGCTTACGCTGCGCCAGTCCGCTCGTTGGTTGCCAGCGGATATGGATACCCCCATCAGCCTGTTTATGGGCATGGTGGGAACGGGCAACGGCATACTGCTGGAAAGCGCAGAAGTGGATGGCCGCTGGGGCCGTTATAGCATTCTTGCCTGCGACCCGGCCCTTTTTGTCTTCTGCCGCGAGGGCAAGCTGGTTCTGGACATGAAGGATCAAAGGCTGGCCCCCCTGTCCTCCTTTGAAGGCCGTCCCTTTGTTGAAGGGCTTCGGGATCTCATGGCTGCGCTTGAGGTTGTGCCGCCGGAAAATTTCGGCGGATTGCCGCCCATTACCCGCGCCCTGTATGGCTACCTTGGCTTTGGCATGGCTGGTTTGTTCAATCCCAGTCTCGCCGCTGTCATGCCAGAAAATGAGGCTGACTGCATACTCATGCTGCCTGCCACGGTGCTGGTTTTCGACCACCTATACAACCGCCTATGTCAGGTGAGCCTTGGCGAACACCGTGCCTTGCAAAGCGCCCGCCAATCGCTGGAACCGCGTGCCTCAACCAAGAGTTCCGGGCCGGACATTGATCCAGACAGAGTTTGCGCCGAACCCGGCGAAGAGGGGTACAAGGAATTTGTAGGCAAAATCAAGGCAATGCTGCGTCAGGGCGAAGCCATTCAGGTGGTGCCCTCTGTGCGGTTCTCCACCCCCTTTATGGGCAATCCTTTTGAGCTGTACAGGCGCATGCGCCGCTTTAACGCTTCACCGTACATGTTCTACATGTCCTTTCCAGAGCTGACGCTTTTTGGTTCTTCGCCAGAAGTGATGGTGCGCTGCACTGCGGGCTGCCTGCAACTTTCACCCATTGCAGGAACGCGCAAGCGTGGGGCCGATGATCTTGAAGACTCACGCCTGGCCGCGGAACTTCGCGATGACCCCAAGGAACGCGCCGAGCACGTCATGCTGGTGGATCTTGGCCGTAACGACTTGGGCCGCGTGGCCCGCCCCGGCACGGTAAATCTTGAACGCTATATGGAAGTGGAGCGCTACTCCCACGTCATGCACCTGACAAGCCGGGTCACGGCCCGTCTGGACACAGGGCTGGACGCTCTGGATGTGCTGGCTGCTACCTTTCCGGCTGGCACTGTTTCCGGCGCGCCCAAAATTCGCGCCATGCAGATCATCCGCGAGCTTGAGGGACGCAGCCGTGGCCCCTACGCGGGCTGCATAGGCTGGCTTGGTCTGGACAAGGACAGCGTAAATCTGGATATGGGTATCACCATCCGCAGCATGTGGCTGCGCGACAACAGGCTCTTCTGGCAGGCGGGCGGGGGCATAGTCCACGATTCCGACCCGGATATGGAATGGAAGGAAGTGTGCAACAAATCAGCCATTATGCGCCTGGCCCTGCGTGCGGAGGAAGACGAATATGTTTTTGCTCATAGATAACTACGACTCCTTTACCTACAATCTTGTGCAGGCTTTTTACGCTCTGGGCCACAAGCCTGTGGTGCTGCACAATGACGATCCGGCTGTGCTGGATATGGCTGTGAACCCTGAACTTGCTATGGTTTGCATTTCGCCGGGGCCGGGGCATCCAGCCAACGCGGGTTATTGTCCTGAGTTCCTTAAGCGCCTGAACCCCAGAATTCCCGTGCTTGGCGTATGTTTGGGGCATCAGCTGCTCGGCTTGCACGCGGGTGCCAAGGTTGAAGTGGGGCCCTGCATCATGCATGGCAAACAGTCAGAGATCGTGCACGACGGCACGGGCCTGTTCTCGGGCCTGCCCAACCCCATGCGGGTAGGGCGCTATCATTCTTTGATAGTGCGGGCCGACGAAGATGCCGAAAATCCCCGCTTTACGGTAACAGCCCGTGCTCCTGAAGGCGAAGTTATGGCCCTGCGCTATAATGACCGCCCCTGGGTTGGCGTGCAGTTCCATCCTGAATCGGTGCTTACTCCCGAGGGGCTGCGCCTGCTGGGCAACTTCCCGCAATCCATCATGGGAACCGGCGGCGATGCCAGTGACTTTGCGACCATTCTCGACAGGCTGGCCCGCAGGGAAGACCTCAGTGCAGAAATGGCCGCTGCCGGGTTTGCCGCGCTTATGGACGGCAAAATGAGCCCGGCTCAGGCGGGTAGCTTTCTCATGGGGCTGCGCATGAAGGGTGAAAGCGCTCTGGAACTGGCGCATGCCACCCGAGCTGCGCTGGCCAGAGCCGTGCGTGTGGACGGAATCTCTGGCACAACCATCGACGTGGTGGGCACCGGGGGTGACGGACGCAATTCCTTCAACTGTTCCACAGCCACCTCGCTTGTTTTGGCGGGTATGGGCTACAGAGTGGTGAAGCATGGCGGACGTGCCGTTTCTTCCAAGTGCGGCAGCGCCGATGCTCTGGAAGCGCTGGGCATTGCTTTGGACAACAATCCGGCTTCAGTGGCCGAAATGGTCAAAAGGCGTAACTTCGCCTTTTTGTTCGCGCCGCATTTTCATCCGTCGTTCGCCAACATCGGCCCTGTGCGCAAGGAACTCGGCGTGCGTACGCTCTTCAACATTCTGGGCCCCATGATCAATCCGGCCCGCCCCAGCCATCTGCTCATGGGCGTGGCCCGTCCCGAACTGGTGGATCTTGTGGCTGAAACACTCTTGCAGTCGCCGCTTTATCGGGCCGCTGTGGTTTGCGGCGCGGGCAATTATGACGAAATCACCCCCATCGGTGTTGCCCAGATAGCCTTGTTGCACGCGGGCACAGTGACCTCAATGACTCTTGATCCTGCGGAATTCGGCATTGAGCCTTGCAGTGTGGAAGACCTGTCGGTTAACGGCAAGGAAGAGGCCGTGGCTGTGCTTAAGGATATTCTGGACGGCAATGGCCCCCGTGCCATGATGGATATGGTTACGCTCAATGTGGGTCTGGCTATCTACTTGCTGGAAGAAAATATGGATATGGCGCTGTGCATGGCGCGTGCCCGTGAAGCCGTGAGCGGCGGTTTTGGCAGGAAGGTGCTGCATGCTGCTTGAGCGTTTTCGTAAGGCCAAACAGGCCGAGGTAGACGCCCTGCGGTTTCTGGCTGACCGGGGCGGGATGTCCGCTCCACTAGAGGGGCCGCGGCCAGATTTTCTGGCGACCCTGCGCGGAGAATCCGGTTCCGCTGTGACCATTCAGGGTCAACCCCTCACGGTCGTGGCCGAATATAAAAGGGCTTCGCCGTCACGTGGCGCTATTTGTGAAAGTCTTGAGGTTGAAGATGTGGCGCGTCAGTACGCGGCGGCGGGGGCCGACTGCCTTTCCATCCTGACGGAAGAGGCGCACTTTCGCGGCTGCCTGGACTATCTGGCGCGAGCGGCAGCCCCTGCCTTGTATGCGGGGGCCCGCCCGCCCCTGCTGCGCAAGGACTTCATCTTTGATTCCTTGCAGGTAGCGGCCACAGCGGCAACTCCAGCGTCGGCGCTTCTGCTTATCGTGCGCCTGACCCCGAACGCCGCGGTGCTGCGCTCCTTGCGGGAACAGGCTGAAAGCCACGGCATGCACGCCGTTGTTGAGGTTTTTGACCAGGAAGACTTGCGCTTGGCC belongs to Desulfovibrio intestinalis and includes:
- a CDS encoding MiaB/RimO family radical SAM methylthiotransferase, which encodes MSIWKFLLVTFGCKVNQYETQSLREAWQKLGGVECSSPAEADVICVNSCAITSKGERDARNAVFRLRREAPKARLILTGCAARLFADYKPRPGATWAAPDLLVAQEHKDTLLQGPWVTPSFALHNLAPDSEQSAEKTAVKKTQEKLPEVEKSTSTVAPEASAAAQQQAFPPFAISTFKRARPVLKVQDGCAHRCTYCIVPLTRGRPHSRPAEDIIAEARRLLEAGHVEIMISGINLGQYGRGNEHMGDFWNLLRTLDAALAPEFAGQARFRISSLEPGQLNERGLDIIRGCSLLCPHLHISLQHGSQSVLKRMGRGHYTAAMLEKAVTSLAAHWPVMGLGADIIAGFPGETEDDVQELLALIERLPLSYAHVFPYSRRPGTAAERFDQQVPNPLKLERAARIRQAVAQKQRDFLDAQLSLPHMLLAADVSGMGHNTPQQHPVKQIKGVNEYYAACFMNNRPNSENESSLPSPALQANAGLLAVRPVDVTDKGLLVEKLPVRKGQD
- a CDS encoding M15 family metallopeptidase, which encodes MTRIAKQLSIYFLCLGLMLVGTSYAAAAVEDSDSPGLFSASSSAHNPASEAAVPRIGNRELCASGPAPKMEEFVDVNSDDMDTRVDLQCLKASYPQITGLVSDVQGLWLLVGDKGRVLYARHSSADGAANGQNQGDGWDVDVRASMAEPYPLEPERPDTPYGVSPGRKRSYDLLAALYGGTPAQVNKKLVPTRLAGQPLRLSAAAGMALAGADAALVEAVREDPQLRKFLKMDGGFMWRRIAGESRLSPHAFGIAIDLSSRIAPYWRWSKLRPHPLQFSYPPAIVSAMEQAGFIWGGKWHEYDIMHFEYRPELICKARVMRDKASPAK
- a CDS encoding class I SAM-dependent methyltransferase, with translation MYKELKMLHEKPEPFSRYTTNIIWTDPHIAGQMLRNHLNAETDHASRRAETIGSIVAWIDQKIGLAGKCVCDLGCGPGLYAAQMAERQAHVTGIDFSANSIDYARNYASVHDLPIRYLNADYLVDKMPDKQDCASLIYGDLCTLSLEQRKGLYCRVRRMLKPGGIFVFDVFTTQQFAALKESTTFARKLMDGFWSAEDYFGFCNAILYPEQKVSLDHYLIVEPARRFEIFNWMQYFDPETITEEICEAGFEVLDVLDVATGEPWVASPRELAVVARMPE
- a CDS encoding anthranilate synthase component I family protein; this translates as MKENGDKLHLLTLRQSARWLPADMDTPISLFMGMVGTGNGILLESAEVDGRWGRYSILACDPALFVFCREGKLVLDMKDQRLAPLSSFEGRPFVEGLRDLMAALEVVPPENFGGLPPITRALYGYLGFGMAGLFNPSLAAVMPENEADCILMLPATVLVFDHLYNRLCQVSLGEHRALQSARQSLEPRASTKSSGPDIDPDRVCAEPGEEGYKEFVGKIKAMLRQGEAIQVVPSVRFSTPFMGNPFELYRRMRRFNASPYMFYMSFPELTLFGSSPEVMVRCTAGCLQLSPIAGTRKRGADDLEDSRLAAELRDDPKERAEHVMLVDLGRNDLGRVARPGTVNLERYMEVERYSHVMHLTSRVTARLDTGLDALDVLAATFPAGTVSGAPKIRAMQIIRELEGRSRGPYAGCIGWLGLDKDSVNLDMGITIRSMWLRDNRLFWQAGGGIVHDSDPDMEWKEVCNKSAIMRLALRAEEDEYVFAHR
- the trpD gene encoding anthranilate phosphoribosyltransferase; this translates as MFLLIDNYDSFTYNLVQAFYALGHKPVVLHNDDPAVLDMAVNPELAMVCISPGPGHPANAGYCPEFLKRLNPRIPVLGVCLGHQLLGLHAGAKVEVGPCIMHGKQSEIVHDGTGLFSGLPNPMRVGRYHSLIVRADEDAENPRFTVTARAPEGEVMALRYNDRPWVGVQFHPESVLTPEGLRLLGNFPQSIMGTGGDASDFATILDRLARREDLSAEMAAAGFAALMDGKMSPAQAGSFLMGLRMKGESALELAHATRAALARAVRVDGISGTTIDVVGTGGDGRNSFNCSTATSLVLAGMGYRVVKHGGRAVSSKCGSADALEALGIALDNNPASVAEMVKRRNFAFLFAPHFHPSFANIGPVRKELGVRTLFNILGPMINPARPSHLLMGVARPELVDLVAETLLQSPLYRAAVVCGAGNYDEITPIGVAQIALLHAGTVTSMTLDPAEFGIEPCSVEDLSVNGKEEAVAVLKDILDGNGPRAMMDMVTLNVGLAIYLLEENMDMALCMARAREAVSGGFGRKVLHAA
- a CDS encoding indole-3-glycerol-phosphate synthase; this translates as MLLERFRKAKQAEVDALRFLADRGGMSAPLEGPRPDFLATLRGESGSAVTIQGQPLTVVAEYKRASPSRGAICESLEVEDVARQYAAAGADCLSILTEEAHFRGCLDYLARAAAPALYAGARPPLLRKDFIFDSLQVAATAATPASALLLIVRLTPNAAVLRSLREQAESHGMHAVVEVFDQEDLRLARESGARIIQVNARDLETLVTDREAALALARACPPQKGEVWIAASGIDRGEHLQAVAQAGFNAALVGSALMEGAEPGRALARLLAEAANDSRVEHETSEMAGEVGGHAR